GACACTGGCTACCTCACCGTGACGGTGCAGGATATTCTCGACGGCATGGGCGACAGCGATGGCGATATCGGCCTCGAAGAGATCGAAGCCGTGCTTAAGCGCGTTCAGCGTTTCGATCCGGTTGGCGTCGCCGCCCGGGATCTGCGCGACTGCCTGTTGATCCAGCTCTCGCAGTTTAGCGCCGAAACGCCTTTTCTTGCGCAGGCGCGCCAGATAGTGAGCGATCACCTTGACCTTCTGGCCAACCATGATTTCCGCAGCCTGATGCGCGTCACGCGCCTTAAAGAAGATGTGCTCAAAGAAGCGGTCAATCTGATCCAGTCACTCGATCCGCGCCCCGGCCAGTCGATCCAGACCGGCGAGCCGGAATATGTTATTCCCGATGTCCTGGTGCGCAAGCATAACGGCCGCTGGACGGTCGAGCTTAACGCCGACAGTATTCCCCGGCTCAAAATCAATCAGCAGTACGCCGCCATGTCGGGCAGCGCGCGTAATGAATCCGACAGCCAGTTCATCCGCAGCAATCTCCAGGAAGCCAGATGGCTTATCAAAAGCCTGGAGAGCCGTAACGACACGCTGCTGCGCGTCAGCCGCTGTATCGTCGAACAGCAGCAGGCGTTCTTTGAACAGGGCGAAGAGTATATGAAGCCGATGGTGCTGGCGGATATCGCGCAGGCGGTCGAGATGCACGAATCCACCATCTCGCGCGTCACCACGCAAAAATATCTGCACAGCCCGCGCGGCATCTTTGAATTAAAGTATTTTTTCTCAAGCCACGTGAACACCGAGGGCGGCGGCGAAGCCTCGTCCACGGCCATCCGCGCGCTGGTGAAAAAGTTGATTGCAGCGGAAAACCCCGCGAAACCCTTAAGCGACAGCAAGCTAACGTCTATGCTGTCAGAACAGGGGATCATGGTGGCCCGCCGTACCGTTGCGAAGTATCGAGAATCTTTATCCATACCGCCGTCAAACCAGCGCAAACAGCTGGTCTGACTCAACCGATAAGGAAGACACTATGCAGCTCAACATCACAGGACATAACGTCGAAATCACTGAAGCGTTGCGCGAGTTCGTTAACACCAAGTTCGCCAAGCTGGAGCAGTATTTCGAAAGGATTAACCAGGTCTATATTGTGCTGAAGGTGGAAAAGGTGACGCAGGTCGCCGACGCCACCCTGCATGTGAACGGCGGGGAGCTGCATGCCAGTTCGGAAGGGCAGGATATGTACGCCGCTATTGACGGTTTGATTGATAAACTGGCGCGGCAGCTCACTAAACATAAAGATAAACTGAAACAACATTAATTGTCCGGGCGTTTCGCTGGGACATCGGCGGCTCGCGGCCCGTGCCGTGAGCCGTCGCACCAGAAAACGCTTAGGTGAAATTATGATGAATAATGATTCGGCTCTGCCATTGAGCAATGTTTTGAACCAGGAATGCACCCGCAGCGGCGTACACTGCCAGAGCAAAAAGCGCGCCCTGGAAATTATCAGCGAGCTGGCGGCAAAGCAGCTCAGCCTGCCGCCTCAGGTCGTTTTTGAAGCGATTCTCACCCGTGAGCGGATGGGCAGCACCGGTATCGGCAACGGCATCGCCATTCCTCACGGCAAGCTCGAAGAAGATACGCTGCGCGCCGTTGGCGTTTTCGTCCAGCTCGAAACGCCTATCCCTTTCGACGCCATTGATAACCAGCCCGTCGATCTACTCTTTGCGCTGCTGGTGCCGGCGGATCAAACCAAAACGCATCTGCATACGCTCTCTCTGGTGGCGAAGCGGCTGGCGGACAAAACGATTTGCCGCCGCCTGCGCGCCGCGCAAAGCGATGAGGAGCTTTACCAGATAATCACTGAAACCAGTGAAGAGAATGAATGACCGTGCCGACAGGCACAATCCAGGAGGCACCGGTTACCCGGTCTGAAGTGTGGAGAAACAGCAGATGGTTCTGATGATCGTCAGTGGACGTTCAGGGTCAGGGAAATCGGTCGCCCTGCGTGCACTGGAAGATATGGGGTTCTACTGCGTCGATAATCTGCCTGTCGTGCTGCTGCCAGAACTGGCGCGCACGCTTTCAGAAAGGCAGATATCCGCCGCGGTGAGCATTGATGTCCGTAATATGCCGGAATCCCCGGAGGTGTTTGAGCAGGCGATGAACAACCTGCCGGACGCGTTCTCTCCGCAACTGCTGTTCCTCGACGCCGATCGCAACACGCTTATCCGCCGCTACAGCGATACGCGTCGTCTGCATCCGCTCTCCAGCAAAAATTTGTCGCTGGAAAGCGCCATCGATGAAGAAAACGATCTGCTGGAGCCGCTGCGCTCGCGTGCGGATCTGATTGTCGATACCTCGGAAATGTCGGTGCATGAGCTGGCAGAGATGCTACGTACGCGCCTTCTTGGCAAGCGCGAGCGCGAACTCACAATGGTGTTTGAGTCGTTCGGTTTTAAACACGGTATTCCTATCGATGCCGATTACGTTTTCGACGTGCGTTTCCTGCCGAACCCGCACTGGGACCCGAAACTGCGCCCGATGACCGGCCTCGATAAGCCCGTCGCGGCATTTCTCGATCGCCATACCGAAGTGCATAACTTCATCTACCAGACCCGCAGCTACCTGGAACTCTGGCTGCCCATGCTGGAAACCAACAACCGCAGCTATCTGACCGTCGCGATTGGCTGCACCGGCGGTAAACACCGCTCTGTCTATATCGCCGAACAGCTGGCGGATTACTTCCGTTCGCGCGGCAAAAACGTTCAGTCCCGCCATCGCACGCTGGAAAAACGCAAATCATGACCGTAAAACAGACTGTTGAAATCACCAACAAGCTCGGGATGCACGCCCGCCCGGCCATGAAACTTTTTGAGCTGGTGCAGAGCTTTGATGCGGAAGTATTGCTGCGTAATGAAGCGGGCACGGAAGCGGAAGCCAGCAGCGTTATCGCCTTGCTGATGCTGGATTCCGCCCAGGGCGGGCATATTGAAATTGAAGCCACCGGCCCGCAGGAAAAAGAAGCGCTGGCGGCCGTCATCGCGCTGTTTAACGCAGGCTTTGACGAAGACTGACCGCCCTGCCCTCAGCGCAGCTTATGCTGCGCCATAAACGATTCTCCACCGAGCTGGCGCATCTGGCGCAAAATCCACTGCTGGCGCGCACGCACGTAGCCTGACGGCGCACTCGCCTTATAGCGTAGCGGATTTGGCAACACCGCCGCCAGCAGCGCCGCTTCGGATGCCGACAGACGGCTGGCGGGCTTGTTGAAATAGCGCTGTGACGCCTCTTCCACGCCAAACACGCCGTCGCCGAACTCCGCGATATTGAGATAGACCGTCAGTATACGGCGCTTGCTCCAGACGGTTTCGATACCGAGCGTTAAGCCCGCCTCCAGCCCTTTACGCAGCCAGCTGCGTCCGTCCCATAAAAACAGGTTTTTAGCCGTTTGCTGCGACAGCGTGGATGCCCCGCGGATGCGGCGGCTGTTCTCGTTATGCGCGACGGCTTGCTGAATCGCCGCCATGTCAAAGCCCCAGTGCTCCGGGAACGTCTGATCTTCCGCCGCGATCACCGCAAGCCCCATCCAGGGCGAAATCTCATCCATGCTCACCCAGTCGGAGTGCGCCACGTAGCCAAAATCGCCGCTAAACCACGCGGAGAACTGCCGTTCGACCATGACCGCCGAAAACGGCACCGGCATCACGCTGAACAGCAGAATGCCCGCGATCCAGACGCCGAGCACCGCCAGAACCGCGCGTAGCGCCAGCCGACGCAGGCGAACAAACAGCGAGCCGCGCGCTTTACTCATTCGCACATCGCCACCAGGCGCGCCACCAGCTTCTCAATGCCTGCCGCCGCTTCGTCGATGCTTTCCGCCAGCATATAAGCGGGCGTGGTCAGCACTTTGTTGTCTTCATCGACCACAATATCGTCCACCGGGCACGGCACATGTTCGCCCCCCATCTCTTCCACCAGTTCGGCGGTATCGATATCGGTGCCGATGGTCAGTCGCAGAGGCGCGGCGATAATTTTCGGCAGCATCGCGGGCGCGATACAGATAAAGCCGAGCGGTTTACCGGCTTCATGCATCGTGCGCGCCAGCGCCAGAAGCGCCGGGTCAACCGAACATTCGCTGCCGCGCGTGGCAAAATCGCACAGGTTTTTGGCCGCGCCAAATCCGCCAGGCACCACCAGCGCATCGAGTTCTTCCGCGCGCGCCTGTTCCAGCGGCGTTATTTTACCGCGGGCGATGCGGGCCGCCTCAACGAGCACATTACGCGTCTCGCCTGTCGGTTCACCCGTGACGTGATTAATCACGTCCGCTTGTGGTTTATCAGGCGCAAAGCAGACCGCCTGCGCGCCATTGCGGGCCAGCGCCAGCAGGGTAATTACCGCTTCATGAATTTCTGAACCGTCATAAACGCCGCAACCGCTTAAAACCACTCCGATTTTTTTCATGATTTATCCTTACGTTAAGCCGTTGAAACTTTGAGTAAAATGTTATTTAAACGTTATGCTTCACACATTTTACTGATTCACATAACAAATCATTTAAGATTTGCTATCTTATGTACGAGCGCCTTGATCACTCAGGCCGCGCCACGTAGTTAAAAAGATCAACATCACTAATCAATGGCGAGGCCACGATTTCCCTGGTGTTGGCGCAGTATTCGCGCACCCCGGTTTAGCCGGGGTCATTTTTTTCCGGCGCCGGCCACCCACGCTTTCAGCGCCCCGACGTCGTGTTGCCACTCCTGCTTCAGCTCTTCAATCCATTCACCTACGTTATCCCACCAGGCTGGCAGATCGGGCGACTGGATTTTTTGCGCCAGCTGCTGCAAATGACGCAGCCCGACCGCGCCGGCGGCGCCTTTGATTTTATGGCCCTCTTCGACAATCCCTTTTTGATCGCGCGCGGTGAGGTTAGATTCCAGCACGCTCAGATAGCCCGGCATCATTTTTTCAAACATCGCCAGACCGTCAGTGATGAGTTTAGGGCCAACCAGCTCTAAGTACTGCTCCAGCATCGGGAGATCGAGCAGCGTCTCCTGCTTGCCGTCATCGCGTGTCGTCACGTTTTGTTCCTCATCGTCAGCCTGCGTATCCCAGAATTTTTTGATGGTCGCGGTCAGCGCCGGCACCGCCAGCGGTTTGCTCAGCACGTCGTCCATGCCCGCCTCCAGATACTCTTTTTTATCTTTCAGCACGTTGGCCGTCAGCGCCACCAGCGGCGGTAGCGTGTCGCGGGTATAGCGGCGATGCAGTTCACGCGAAATATCCAGCCCGGTCATGTCCGGCAACTGAATATCCAGCAGCACCAGGTCAAACTCGCCGGGGCTGAACATCTCCAGCGCCGCTTTGCCGGTCATCGCCACCTCGACGCTGCAACCGAGTTTTTCCAGCACCGATGTCGCTACGATAACGTTGAGCTCAATATCTTCCACCAGCAGCACGTGCAGGGCGGGCAGCGGCATCTCGTCGTCGTTGAGCGTATCTTCCACTTCTTCCGCCACGCGCGGTGCCTGCACCGTCAGAACGAACGTCGAGCCCTGCCCTGGTTTGCTGGATACCGTAATATCGCCGCCCATGCTTTTCGCGAGACGGCGCGACACCGCAAGCCCAATCCCTGTGCCCGTCGCCGGTTTGCCGCCCTGGCTGTCTTTCACCTGGTAATACATGGCGAAAATCTTGTCCTGCTCCTCCTGTGGAATACCGATGCCGGAATCTTCCACTTCAAAGCGTAGCTGCTCGTTTTCGTTATAGCTGACGCGCACCGTCACCTGGCCCTGCTGGGTAAATTTCACCGCGTTGCTGATAAGGTTCCAGAGGATCTGCCGCAGGCGCGTGCCGTCGGTCAGCACTTTATGCGGCACCGGACGCACCGGCTCCATCACGAAGCGCAGCCCTTTCTGCTGCGCCTGCAGGCCGGAGAGGTTTTCGAGGTCCGCCAAGAAGCTGGTGAAATCGACGGGCTGATTATCAAGCTGCACTTTACGGCGCTCAATTTTATCCATGTCGATAATATCGTTAAAGATATTGCCAAGCGTCACGGCGGAGACGTGAATGGTCTTGAGGTATTTTTCCTGCTCGGCGCTGAGATCGGTATCCAGCAGAATGCGGCTCAAACCCACAATGCCGTTCAGCGGCGTGCGCAGCTCATGGCTGATGGTGGAGATAAAGGTCGTCTTATCGCGGCTCGCGCGCTCCAGCGCGTCCTGATAGCGCTTACGCTCGGTAATATCGCGCCCGAAGCCCATCAGTCCGTGCCGTTTGCCCACGCGGTCGTAATACGGCACTTTGCGGATCTCAAAACACGCTTTGCGGCCATCGGGGTAATCGAGCCACTGCTCGTAAGTCAGCGACACATTATGACGGAAGACTTTTTCATCGGTTTCCAGCACTTTTTCCGCCGCCTCGGACGCATAGACCTCGTGCGGCTTCAGCCCAATCAGCTGTTTTTCGCTTTTACCGGTAAGCAGCTCCATTGCCCGGTTGCAGCCGGAAAACTCTTTATCTTCATTGCGGTAGAACACCAGATCCGGCGAGGCGTCGAGAAACGAACGCAGAAAAGAGGATTGCTGCTCCAGCTGAATTTGCGTGACCTCGCGCTCTTTCATCTCCACTTTTAGCTGCTCCAGCATATTCTGGCGCTCGGCTTCCGCTTTTTCGCGGTCGGCGATTTCCTGGTTAAGCTGGGCAATGTTGTCTTTAAGCTGCACGTTGAGCTTAA
The genomic region above belongs to Cronobacter malonaticus LMG 23826 and contains:
- the rpoN gene encoding RNA polymerase factor sigma-54 translates to MKQGLQLRLSQQLAMTPQLQQAIRLLQLSTLELQQELQQALESNPLLEQTDIHDEIATQETQDSEGLDTAEALEQKEMPDELPLDASWDEIYTAGTPSGTGTDYIDDELPVYQGETTQSLQDYLMWQVELTPFSDTDRAIATAIVDAVDDTGYLTVTVQDILDGMGDSDGDIGLEEIEAVLKRVQRFDPVGVAARDLRDCLLIQLSQFSAETPFLAQARQIVSDHLDLLANHDFRSLMRVTRLKEDVLKEAVNLIQSLDPRPGQSIQTGEPEYVIPDVLVRKHNGRWTVELNADSIPRLKINQQYAAMSGSARNESDSQFIRSNLQEARWLIKSLESRNDTLLRVSRCIVEQQQAFFEQGEEYMKPMVLADIAQAVEMHESTISRVTTQKYLHSPRGIFELKYFFSSHVNTEGGGEASSTAIRALVKKLIAAENPAKPLSDSKLTSMLSEQGIMVARRTVAKYRESLSIPPSNQRKQLV
- the hpf gene encoding ribosome hibernation promoting factor yields the protein MQLNITGHNVEITEALREFVNTKFAKLEQYFERINQVYIVLKVEKVTQVADATLHVNGGELHASSEGQDMYAAIDGLIDKLARQLTKHKDKLKQH
- the ptsN gene encoding PTS IIA-like nitrogen regulatory protein PtsN, which codes for MMNNDSALPLSNVLNQECTRSGVHCQSKKRALEIISELAAKQLSLPPQVVFEAILTRERMGSTGIGNGIAIPHGKLEEDTLRAVGVFVQLETPIPFDAIDNQPVDLLFALLVPADQTKTHLHTLSLVAKRLADKTICRRLRAAQSDEELYQIITETSEENE
- the rapZ gene encoding RNase adapter RapZ; translation: MVLMIVSGRSGSGKSVALRALEDMGFYCVDNLPVVLLPELARTLSERQISAAVSIDVRNMPESPEVFEQAMNNLPDAFSPQLLFLDADRNTLIRRYSDTRRLHPLSSKNLSLESAIDEENDLLEPLRSRADLIVDTSEMSVHELAEMLRTRLLGKRERELTMVFESFGFKHGIPIDADYVFDVRFLPNPHWDPKLRPMTGLDKPVAAFLDRHTEVHNFIYQTRSYLELWLPMLETNNRSYLTVAIGCTGGKHRSVYIAEQLADYFRSRGKNVQSRHRTLEKRKS
- the npr gene encoding PTS phosphocarrier protein NPr, producing the protein MTVKQTVEITNKLGMHARPAMKLFELVQSFDAEVLLRNEAGTEAEASSVIALLMLDSAQGGHIEIEATGPQEKEALAAVIALFNAGFDED
- the mtgA gene encoding monofunctional biosynthetic peptidoglycan transglycosylase translates to MSKARGSLFVRLRRLALRAVLAVLGVWIAGILLFSVMPVPFSAVMVERQFSAWFSGDFGYVAHSDWVSMDEISPWMGLAVIAAEDQTFPEHWGFDMAAIQQAVAHNENSRRIRGASTLSQQTAKNLFLWDGRSWLRKGLEAGLTLGIETVWSKRRILTVYLNIAEFGDGVFGVEEASQRYFNKPASRLSASEAALLAAVLPNPLRYKASAPSGYVRARQQWILRQMRQLGGESFMAQHKLR
- the elbB gene encoding isoprenoid biosynthesis glyoxalase ElbB, which gives rise to MKKIGVVLSGCGVYDGSEIHEAVITLLALARNGAQAVCFAPDKPQADVINHVTGEPTGETRNVLVEAARIARGKITPLEQARAEELDALVVPGGFGAAKNLCDFATRGSECSVDPALLALARTMHEAGKPLGFICIAPAMLPKIIAAPLRLTIGTDIDTAELVEEMGGEHVPCPVDDIVVDEDNKVLTTPAYMLAESIDEAAAGIEKLVARLVAMCE
- the arcB gene encoding aerobic respiration two-component sensor histidine kinase ArcB, translated to MKQIRMLAQYYVDLLVKLGLVRFSLLLALALVVLAMAVQMAVTMVLHGQVESIDVIRSIFFGLLITPWAVYFLSVVVEQLEESRQRLSKLVDKLEEMRERDLKLNVQLKDNIAQLNQEIADREKAEAERQNMLEQLKVEMKEREVTQIQLEQQSSFLRSFLDASPDLVFYRNEDKEFSGCNRAMELLTGKSEKQLIGLKPHEVYASEAAEKVLETDEKVFRHNVSLTYEQWLDYPDGRKACFEIRKVPYYDRVGKRHGLMGFGRDITERKRYQDALERASRDKTTFISTISHELRTPLNGIVGLSRILLDTDLSAEQEKYLKTIHVSAVTLGNIFNDIIDMDKIERRKVQLDNQPVDFTSFLADLENLSGLQAQQKGLRFVMEPVRPVPHKVLTDGTRLRQILWNLISNAVKFTQQGQVTVRVSYNENEQLRFEVEDSGIGIPQEEQDKIFAMYYQVKDSQGGKPATGTGIGLAVSRRLAKSMGGDITVSSKPGQGSTFVLTVQAPRVAEEVEDTLNDDEMPLPALHVLLVEDIELNVIVATSVLEKLGCSVEVAMTGKAALEMFSPGEFDLVLLDIQLPDMTGLDISRELHRRYTRDTLPPLVALTANVLKDKKEYLEAGMDDVLSKPLAVPALTATIKKFWDTQADDEEQNVTTRDDGKQETLLDLPMLEQYLELVGPKLITDGLAMFEKMMPGYLSVLESNLTARDQKGIVEEGHKIKGAAGAVGLRHLQQLAQKIQSPDLPAWWDNVGEWIEELKQEWQHDVGALKAWVAGAGKK